A single Pirellulaceae bacterium DNA region contains:
- a CDS encoding hydroxymethylglutaryl-CoA reductase — MNQRKPIPRQKDDNYTEHSAAERRTFLSAETGANFDYTSYYSAKPSDFSGNIENFIGVVQMPVGVAGPCLIHGEHAEGWFYVPMATTEGTLVASYSRGMRLISESGGAKVTVIDDVMQRAPMFECHDARDTRDLSNWIDENFHEIAAAAEATTRIGKLQNIQRWPVARMLYTRFNFSTGDAAGQNMTSRATRAAMMWIAEHFPGGFMRVQLSGAIETDKKHSHMNLMHSRGKRVIAEVTIPREVLVRITRAEPADLFRVRLRSMTGAVLSGSAYNGPHSANGIAALFLATGQDVANVVESHAGLNFLDLHDNGDLYYSVTLPSVICATHGGGTSLPSQRECLAMVGCVGKGKARKLAEIIGATILAGDISLSSAIVADEFVDAHERLGRNR; from the coding sequence ATGAACCAACGCAAGCCAATTCCTCGCCAAAAAGATGATAACTATACCGAGCATTCAGCAGCCGAGCGTCGCACCTTTCTGTCGGCAGAAACGGGGGCGAATTTCGATTACACCTCTTATTACAGTGCCAAACCGAGCGACTTTTCGGGCAATATTGAGAATTTTATCGGCGTAGTTCAAATGCCGGTGGGTGTGGCGGGGCCCTGTCTGATTCACGGCGAGCACGCTGAGGGCTGGTTTTATGTACCGATGGCCACGACCGAAGGAACACTGGTGGCCTCCTACAGTCGCGGCATGCGGTTGATATCGGAGAGTGGCGGTGCCAAGGTCACCGTGATTGATGACGTCATGCAGCGCGCGCCCATGTTCGAGTGCCACGACGCTCGCGACACACGCGATCTGAGCAATTGGATCGATGAGAACTTTCATGAAATCGCGGCTGCGGCAGAGGCAACTACACGGATCGGCAAGTTGCAGAACATCCAACGGTGGCCGGTTGCCAGAATGCTCTACACGAGATTCAACTTTAGCACCGGTGATGCTGCCGGACAGAATATGACCAGCCGTGCAACGCGCGCGGCCATGATGTGGATCGCGGAACATTTTCCAGGTGGCTTTATGCGGGTTCAATTGTCCGGCGCCATCGAAACTGATAAGAAACATTCGCACATGAATCTGATGCACAGTCGCGGCAAACGCGTAATCGCCGAGGTAACCATTCCGCGTGAGGTCCTGGTCAGAATTACGCGGGCCGAGCCTGCGGATTTGTTTCGTGTGCGTCTGCGTTCAATGACCGGTGCAGTATTGTCTGGATCCGCATACAACGGTCCACATTCGGCAAATGGTATCGCCGCGCTATTCCTCGCGACCGGACAGGACGTAGCCAATGTGGTTGAATCCCACGCAGGCCTGAATTTCTTGGACCTGCATGACAATGGCGACCTGTACTATTCAGTTACTTTACCGTCGGTTATTTGCGCGACTCACGGAGGCGGTACAAGTCTGCCATCCCAACGCGAGTGTTTGGCGATGGTTGGTTGTGTTGGTAAGGGAAAAGCACGCAAGCTGGCTGAAATCATCGGAGCCACCATTCTGGCTGGTGATATTTCGTTGTCTAGCGCCATCGTTGCCGACGAATTTGTCGATGCTCACGAAAGGCTAGGACGCAATCGATAG
- a CDS encoding ABC transporter ATP-binding protein, whose translation MSVSNTCIARIESVCKSYGARRALSDVSLELPPGVTGLLGPNGSGKSTLIKALLGLVKVDSGSGQVLGLPWPGQTRALRDRVGFLPEDDCYIHGLQGIESIQMMARLSGLHHMEALRRAHELADFSDLGQERYRNVETYSTGMRQKLKFAQALVHDPELVVLDEPTTGLDPSQRESLLDRVRVLSRQKGKSVLLSTHILHDVQRVCDQVIILVRGQVRLVDSLANLQRPSEATLFVQVVSDAVRLQQALANSGVTTELVSDQGLLIRGDQADVSRIWSGSQSCNVLIQRIEPARNSLEQTFLDAVAGG comes from the coding sequence ATCAGCGTGTCGAACACCTGCATTGCCAGAATTGAATCTGTTTGTAAGTCGTATGGCGCCCGTCGGGCGCTGTCAGATGTTAGCCTGGAGTTGCCGCCAGGGGTTACTGGGCTGCTCGGACCAAACGGTTCTGGCAAGAGCACGCTCATCAAGGCACTTTTAGGGCTGGTAAAAGTCGACTCCGGTAGCGGTCAGGTTTTGGGGCTGCCGTGGCCGGGGCAGACTCGCGCCCTTCGTGATCGCGTGGGCTTCTTGCCCGAAGATGATTGCTACATTCACGGCTTACAGGGTATTGAGTCGATTCAGATGATGGCTCGGCTGTCTGGGTTGCACCACATGGAGGCGCTGCGTCGAGCCCACGAATTGGCTGACTTCAGCGATCTGGGCCAAGAGCGTTATCGCAACGTCGAAACCTATTCGACCGGTATGAGACAGAAGCTCAAGTTTGCTCAGGCTCTGGTCCATGATCCGGAATTGGTCGTGCTGGACGAGCCGACCACGGGCCTGGACCCTTCGCAACGTGAGAGTTTGCTGGATCGAGTCCGTGTGCTGTCGCGCCAGAAAGGAAAATCGGTTCTGCTGTCGACGCACATTCTGCACGATGTGCAACGAGTCTGCGATCAAGTCATCATTCTGGTACGCGGGCAAGTCCGTTTGGTCGACTCGCTGGCCAATCTGCAGCGTCCGTCGGAGGCGACACTGTTCGTGCAGGTCGTTTCCGATGCAGTTCGCTTGCAACAGGCGCTGGCAAACAGCGGTGTGACCACAGAATTAGTTAGCGATCAGGGGTTGTTGATCCGAGGCGATCAAGCGGACGTCTCGCGAATATGGTCGGGAAGTCAAAGTTGTAACGTATTGATCCAACGTATCGAACCGGCTCGCAATTCGCTTGAGCAAACGTTTCTCGACGCAGTGGCAGGGGGCTAG
- a CDS encoding ABC transporter permease subunit: MPILDIGYRSWQGERRPAWTRAWVVASTGVSLVWRGAWFRRLLILLTFPSLIAAILVGTFEQTLSNSSTRDAWRFLDEFPRARQAALNAGLDMAEVRSDPQIARHFVWTYVLFSLFRYPQAFGMILLVGLVAPRLISYDIRSRGYLLYLSRPLTPAEYVLGKAGILYVIVFLVATLPALAIYLMGLFLSTNSWALFETWDIPLRILGASLVLILPTSAIALALSALVAESRYAGFIWFALWLLGQVVFQAFWVSERLPQWAAGTRVVDEAYSRFIYFSPYELLGYMQKMVFGLLPGDAPLWLPLLAIVAITLVGYWTAYWRVSRMLKS; encoded by the coding sequence GTGCCAATCCTAGATATCGGCTATCGTAGTTGGCAGGGAGAACGCCGCCCGGCTTGGACGCGAGCTTGGGTAGTGGCTAGCACAGGAGTCAGCCTGGTCTGGCGCGGGGCTTGGTTCAGGCGGTTGTTAATATTGCTGACATTTCCGTCGCTGATTGCGGCCATCTTGGTAGGAACGTTTGAGCAGACACTCTCGAATAGTTCGACCCGTGATGCTTGGAGATTTCTGGATGAATTCCCAAGGGCGCGACAGGCTGCCCTGAACGCAGGCCTGGATATGGCCGAAGTACGAAGCGACCCGCAAATCGCTCGCCACTTTGTATGGACGTATGTACTCTTTTCATTATTTCGTTATCCGCAGGCCTTCGGAATGATACTTCTGGTGGGCCTGGTAGCTCCACGTTTGATTAGCTACGACATTCGCAGTCGTGGTTATCTGTTGTATCTTTCGCGGCCGCTAACTCCCGCCGAATATGTGCTGGGCAAGGCGGGGATACTATATGTGATCGTATTCTTGGTGGCCACTTTGCCGGCGCTCGCCATCTATTTGATGGGATTGTTTCTATCCACCAATTCGTGGGCCCTCTTCGAAACCTGGGATATCCCGCTGCGCATTCTGGGCGCATCGCTGGTTTTGATTCTGCCGACATCCGCCATTGCACTGGCGCTGTCTGCGCTGGTTGCAGAGAGTCGGTACGCTGGGTTCATCTGGTTTGCTCTGTGGCTCTTAGGGCAGGTCGTTTTTCAAGCGTTTTGGGTGAGCGAGCGATTGCCCCAATGGGCCGCAGGAACTCGGGTTGTCGACGAGGCCTATAGTCGATTTATCTATTTTTCGCCCTATGAATTATTGGGGTACATGCAGAAGATGGTCTTCGGATTGTTGCCTGGCGACGCGCCCTTATGGCTGCCGCTGCTGGCGATCGTTGCCATCACGCTTGTTGGATACTGGACAGCTTATTGGCGTGTGTCGAGGATGTTGAAATCATGA
- a CDS encoding ABC transporter ATP-binding protein — translation MIQLDHATLLYGTVIGINDFHIELPSGAYALVGPNGAGKSTFIGLLTGALKPTLGSVRVFDFDPFKQPQVLRRIGLCPASDLLIHGVSARQWLRLQLSLSGWAGRQGTKRLDELLDLVGLREAQHWPIHSYSLGMRQRCKLAQSLANDPDLLILDEPFNGLDPIGRHHMGQLLRDWSSRGKSLLLASHVLHEVERITDSFLLIYGGRLLASGTSGELRRLLAGLPQEILIRSSTPDALAERLATMNWLRQIQRSGEERELLTVAVDRPLELYESVAKWVAQGQVAVEQISGSEGDISALFHLLISKHRGEVMMKGVA, via the coding sequence ATGATTCAGTTAGATCATGCGACATTGTTATATGGAACCGTCATCGGCATCAACGACTTTCACATAGAATTGCCTTCAGGCGCCTACGCCCTGGTGGGCCCGAACGGAGCAGGCAAGTCTACCTTCATCGGATTGCTGACCGGAGCCCTAAAGCCAACACTCGGTAGTGTGCGCGTGTTTGATTTCGATCCATTCAAACAGCCTCAGGTGTTGCGACGCATCGGACTGTGCCCCGCCAGCGACCTGCTGATTCACGGCGTCTCAGCGCGTCAGTGGCTGAGGCTGCAACTGTCGCTCAGCGGCTGGGCGGGTAGGCAAGGTACAAAGCGACTGGATGAGTTGCTGGACTTGGTTGGTTTGCGTGAGGCGCAACATTGGCCCATTCATAGTTACTCGCTAGGTATGAGGCAACGCTGCAAGTTGGCGCAGTCACTGGCCAACGATCCCGATTTATTGATCCTGGATGAACCCTTCAACGGCTTGGACCCCATCGGCCGTCATCACATGGGGCAATTGCTGCGCGATTGGAGTTCGCGCGGCAAGAGTTTGCTATTGGCTAGCCATGTCCTCCACGAAGTAGAACGCATTACCGACTCGTTCTTGTTAATCTACGGTGGACGATTGCTGGCCAGCGGTACGTCGGGTGAGCTGCGGCGGCTGTTAGCAGGGCTGCCCCAGGAGATCTTGATCCGCTCTTCGACGCCGGATGCGTTGGCGGAGCGGTTGGCGACGATGAACTGGCTGCGACAAATCCAGCGATCCGGCGAGGAACGAGAGTTGTTAACAGTGGCTGTGGATCGACCTTTAGAACTATACGAAAGCGTCGCCAAATGGGTGGCCCAGGGGCAGGTCGCCGTCGAGCAGATATCGGGCAGCGAAGGTGATATCAGCGCATTGTTTCATCTTCTGATCTCGAAACATCGCGGCGAAGTGATGATGAAAGGCGTGGCCTGA
- the fliD gene encoding flagellar filament capping protein FliD, whose product MGRIQSSVGLITGVPIEETVNQLMQINALPRNRLSNRNAELTKEQTAITTLTTLVIGVQLSGDRLGQASLFNSAKVTSSKPETIAARSTGTAALGNYSFIPVRQAQSQQLTSSLFASSQHKLSAGDITIHTGGFLDQSANLDQLNGGRGVERGMIRITNRAGTSREIDLRFVQTAADVVTAINSAEGLSVVAKINGGQFELTDVSGSVVHNLKIVDIGSGTTARDLGFQNVDVASSTAVGNNIHILSNATALRSLRDGIGIDIPTQGTALRLSLRDGSTVNWTSQLDAANASVGQLVQSLNTASNGKYVARISNDGHSLEVQDLTSGTAQFSISSPAGNLAQQLGLTGPGMGGTITGRKLLSGLSDTLLDSLKGGRGLGEMGSVTITDRLGQSDTIDLAGAKTLGDVIQRINDGASNASFRVQLNRTKTGIEIVDTSGGTGSLVIEDADSKNSATALGIARTTTGTSIDSGSLQRQFVSRTTSLDDFLAGGTLSQSSFRITNSAGSSATYNVSTRSPKTIGDIIDGINGMAIGVTASINHSGDGILLVDTAGGAGPMTVADVGTGSAAKQLRIAGSASTITIDDDQVSGIDGSKTLRMTTTATTTLADLTQQINELSGSPVKASLINLGASGVRLQLNGQATGQASRVAISSSSDIDFAQTSEARDALISYGTNNSGGGVLVSSRTNQFKNLIDGVDLTVNSTSTTPVTVEVSSNSDSLSKQIETFVDQYNKLREKYDELTVFDAQSNQVGLLFGSNIAIRMDLAYSRLLTGSIRSGSGGAIQSLPELGIRLNDRGRLTFDKQQFEQVLENNPGAVQDFFTNTENGFARRAKAVADSLASIESGSLLARNNSLQQTIEQNATRIQSMDLRLDRERTRLLQQFYNMEQAISRLQSNMTSVNQLQSLAQSLRSNR is encoded by the coding sequence ATGGGACGCATCCAATCCAGCGTCGGACTCATAACCGGCGTTCCCATCGAAGAGACCGTCAATCAATTGATGCAGATCAATGCGCTGCCCAGGAACCGACTATCCAACCGCAATGCAGAATTGACCAAAGAACAAACCGCGATCACCACACTGACGACGTTGGTAATCGGAGTCCAACTAAGTGGCGATCGACTCGGCCAAGCCTCGCTGTTCAACTCGGCCAAAGTCACCAGCTCCAAACCCGAGACTATCGCCGCCCGCAGCACCGGTACGGCCGCCTTGGGCAACTATAGCTTTATCCCGGTCCGCCAGGCGCAAAGCCAGCAATTAACCAGCTCACTATTTGCCTCGAGCCAGCACAAACTGTCTGCCGGTGATATCACCATTCACACCGGTGGGTTCTTAGACCAGTCTGCCAACCTGGATCAGCTGAACGGCGGTCGTGGCGTCGAGCGCGGGATGATACGCATTACCAATCGCGCTGGAACCAGTCGCGAGATCGACTTGCGTTTTGTTCAAACCGCTGCCGATGTAGTTACAGCGATCAACTCAGCCGAAGGTCTGTCGGTCGTCGCCAAAATTAACGGAGGCCAATTCGAACTGACCGATGTCTCGGGCAGCGTCGTCCACAACTTGAAAATAGTCGATATCGGTAGCGGTACAACCGCTCGCGATCTCGGATTCCAAAATGTTGACGTAGCATCCAGTACCGCCGTTGGAAATAATATTCATATCCTGAGTAATGCCACGGCGCTGCGGAGTTTGCGGGATGGTATTGGCATTGATATCCCGACTCAAGGCACCGCGCTGCGATTGTCACTGCGCGATGGTTCGACAGTTAATTGGACCAGTCAATTAGACGCCGCCAACGCCAGCGTTGGACAACTGGTTCAGTCGCTTAACACGGCCTCCAACGGCAAGTATGTGGCTCGCATCAGCAACGACGGGCATTCGCTCGAAGTACAAGACTTGACCTCTGGCACTGCCCAATTCTCGATCTCCAGCCCAGCCGGCAACCTGGCGCAACAACTCGGCCTAACCGGTCCTGGAATGGGTGGCACGATTACGGGCAGGAAACTACTTTCCGGACTAAGCGATACGCTACTGGACAGTCTCAAAGGCGGGCGTGGTCTGGGAGAGATGGGTTCTGTCACGATCACCGATCGACTAGGTCAGAGCGACACGATCGACCTGGCGGGTGCCAAGACGTTGGGTGATGTGATTCAACGCATAAACGACGGGGCTTCTAACGCTTCATTCCGCGTGCAGCTCAATCGTACAAAAACGGGCATCGAAATCGTGGATACTAGCGGTGGCACTGGTAGTCTCGTAATCGAAGATGCTGACTCGAAGAACTCGGCTACCGCTCTGGGTATCGCCCGAACAACAACCGGTACCAGCATTGATAGCGGATCGCTGCAGCGCCAATTCGTGAGCCGCACTACCTCACTGGACGACTTTCTAGCTGGCGGAACGTTATCGCAGTCCTCATTTCGCATCACCAATTCCGCTGGCAGCTCGGCGACTTACAATGTCTCTACGCGGTCTCCCAAGACCATCGGCGATATCATCGACGGCATCAACGGCATGGCGATCGGCGTTACCGCAAGCATTAACCATTCGGGCGACGGCATATTGCTGGTGGACACTGCGGGAGGAGCGGGCCCCATGACCGTAGCTGACGTCGGCACGGGATCAGCCGCCAAGCAACTGCGTATCGCTGGTTCTGCATCGACAATAACCATCGACGACGATCAGGTTTCGGGCATCGATGGCAGCAAGACGCTGCGAATGACCACAACCGCCACGACTACTCTGGCGGATTTAACTCAGCAGATCAACGAACTGTCTGGCTCGCCCGTTAAAGCCAGCTTGATTAATCTGGGAGCCAGCGGAGTTCGCTTGCAACTCAACGGACAAGCGACCGGCCAAGCATCGCGAGTAGCCATAAGTTCGTCTTCAGACATCGACTTCGCTCAGACCTCCGAAGCTCGCGACGCGTTGATATCCTACGGCACCAACAACTCGGGAGGCGGAGTGCTGGTTAGCTCGCGCACCAATCAGTTCAAGAATCTCATCGATGGCGTTGATTTAACAGTTAATTCGACATCCACCACGCCGGTTACAGTGGAAGTCTCCAGCAACAGCGACAGCTTGAGCAAGCAGATCGAAACGTTTGTCGACCAGTATAACAAACTGCGCGAGAAATACGATGAATTGACGGTGTTTGACGCGCAGAGTAATCAAGTTGGCTTGCTATTTGGTTCGAACATTGCCATTCGCATGGACTTGGCCTATTCCCGGCTGCTGACTGGATCGATCCGCAGCGGGTCGGGAGGTGCCATCCAGTCTCTGCCTGAATTGGGAATACGTTTGAACGACCGAGGCCGATTAACGTTTGACAAACAACAGTTCGAGCAGGTATTAGAGAACAATCCCGGTGCTGTTCAGGATTTTTTTACTAACACGGAAAACGGATTTGCCCGCCGCGCTAAAGCCGTCGCCGATTCGTTGGCCAGTATCGAGAGCGGTTCGTTACTGGCCCGCAACAATTCGCTGCAACAAACGATCGAACAGAACGCAACTCGCATTCAGTCGATGGATTTACGACTGGATCGCGAGCGGACCCGTCTGCTGCAACAGTTCTACAACATGGAGCAAGCCATCTCGCGGCTCCAAAGCAACATGACCTCCGTCAATCAACTGCAATCCCTCGCTCAGTCGCTGCGCTCGAACCGGTGA
- a CDS encoding flagellin translates to MTRINTNVGSLVAQNRLNRTNMDLQTALTRLSTGMRINSGKDDPAGLIASEALRSDITSLNKAISNTKRASQIIATADSALGQVSSLLNNIRGLAVEAANSGAMSESEIAANQLQVDSSLEAINRIARTTTFQGRKLLDGSMDFLTTAGTNYAQVKDLKINQANLGSTGQMAVSVNISSAAQQAQVAVGDIAATVDSVASTGSLTLERSVTGSGASRTLEFTRTIAGAVAETGAIDIDGGGDRVFTLLTKEQTDAYNGYTVNVTTTDAGNFSSITIDDDAQTITVRLEEGKALGAIATELADHAVFELDVTSNTGTVTNGDAAAGVAFATAGTAATTQTASITVTAAVDGLTDFDFVVADNTPPDAVPSAALNGSNIEITVGSAGNTRLDVILAAINGIQGFSATLDDPDNIEYFDPADHTTASGDLVEAVEAANLSATINLSRNGAAANGATITFATGGTGAPTVAVDVDGNLTITVDDSISTSIDDIVDAINQEGTYTAEAAEDNTLTSFQSGDADSSVSFDNGVDGQAGGISHNVVFELLGKNGSEVFNVSAGTTLAELVTQINLVSDATGVSAAVDSDDNTRLILKSTAYGSEAIVDLRVIQENALGSFTSAIGAGARDFGADIAAKVNGTNAKGRGNTLSVNTASLAMTLTVAEGSSDNIEFSITGGGALFQLGSDVVSNQQARVGISSVSTSRLGGVSGRLFQLGSGEIASLESNPGMAVQIVSEAISQVTSLRGRLGAFQSTTLESNMVSLTDTVGNLTEAESSIRDADFAQETARLTRAQILVQSGTTVLALANQSPQNALALLR, encoded by the coding sequence ATGACACGAATCAACACGAACGTGGGCTCGTTAGTAGCCCAAAACCGCCTGAATCGAACGAACATGGATTTGCAAACGGCGCTGACTCGCCTGAGCACCGGTATGCGAATCAACAGCGGCAAAGATGACCCGGCTGGTCTGATCGCCAGCGAAGCACTGCGCAGCGATATTACCAGCCTGAACAAGGCTATTTCAAATACGAAGCGGGCTTCGCAAATCATTGCCACCGCCGATAGTGCTCTGGGACAGGTCAGTTCGCTGCTGAACAACATCCGCGGTTTGGCCGTGGAAGCAGCCAACAGCGGTGCCATGAGTGAATCGGAAATCGCCGCTAACCAGTTGCAAGTCGATAGCTCGTTGGAAGCCATCAACCGAATTGCTCGGACCACCACCTTCCAAGGTCGCAAGCTGTTGGATGGCAGCATGGACTTCTTGACTACCGCTGGTACCAACTACGCTCAAGTCAAGGACTTGAAGATCAACCAGGCCAACCTGGGATCAACCGGTCAAATGGCGGTTTCGGTCAACATCAGTAGCGCTGCTCAGCAAGCCCAAGTGGCTGTAGGGGACATTGCGGCGACGGTTGACTCGGTGGCCTCCACAGGCTCGCTGACCCTCGAACGCTCCGTTACTGGAAGCGGTGCCTCGCGCACTCTCGAATTCACTCGAACCATCGCTGGCGCTGTCGCCGAAACTGGTGCCATCGACATCGACGGTGGTGGTGATCGCGTGTTCACCTTACTCACTAAAGAACAAACCGACGCTTATAACGGCTATACCGTCAACGTCACCACTACTGACGCTGGCAACTTCTCCTCCATCACCATCGACGATGATGCCCAAACCATCACCGTGCGACTGGAAGAGGGTAAGGCACTAGGGGCCATCGCTACCGAACTGGCAGATCATGCGGTTTTTGAGTTGGATGTCACGTCCAACACCGGCACCGTCACCAACGGCGACGCCGCTGCTGGCGTTGCCTTCGCTACCGCTGGTACTGCGGCTACCACCCAGACAGCCAGCATCACGGTGACCGCCGCTGTCGATGGTCTGACCGATTTTGACTTCGTAGTTGCCGACAATACCCCTCCGGACGCTGTTCCGTCGGCGGCGCTCAATGGTAGCAATATCGAAATCACCGTTGGTTCGGCCGGTAATACCCGCCTGGATGTGATCCTGGCTGCCATCAACGGCATCCAGGGCTTCAGCGCCACGCTGGACGATCCAGACAACATCGAGTACTTCGATCCCGCTGACCACACCACCGCCTCAGGCGACTTGGTCGAGGCCGTTGAAGCTGCCAATCTGTCAGCCACAATCAACCTGTCTCGTAACGGTGCCGCAGCCAATGGTGCTACCATCACTTTTGCTACCGGCGGTACGGGGGCTCCCACAGTAGCCGTGGATGTTGACGGCAACCTGACCATCACCGTCGATGACAGCATCTCCACGTCGATTGACGATATCGTTGATGCCATCAACCAAGAAGGCACTTACACGGCCGAAGCCGCTGAAGACAATACGCTAACCAGTTTCCAAAGCGGTGATGCTGATTCCAGCGTTAGTTTCGACAATGGTGTGGACGGCCAAGCCGGTGGTATCAGCCACAATGTGGTTTTTGAACTGCTGGGCAAGAACGGTTCGGAAGTATTCAACGTCAGTGCTGGTACAACACTCGCCGAACTGGTAACGCAGATCAACTTAGTTAGCGATGCAACCGGCGTTAGCGCTGCTGTTGATTCAGACGACAACACCCGATTGATTCTGAAGTCGACCGCTTACGGTTCAGAGGCTATTGTCGATCTGCGAGTAATCCAAGAAAACGCACTTGGCTCGTTCACCTCGGCGATAGGGGCCGGTGCCCGCGACTTTGGTGCAGACATCGCTGCCAAAGTTAACGGTACCAATGCCAAAGGCCGTGGCAATACGCTATCGGTTAACACCGCCAGTCTGGCCATGACTCTGACAGTTGCCGAAGGTTCCAGCGACAACATCGAATTCTCGATTACTGGAGGCGGTGCCCTGTTCCAGTTGGGTAGTGATGTAGTCAGCAATCAGCAGGCACGCGTGGGCATCTCCAGCGTCAGCACCTCTCGCTTGGGCGGCGTTTCTGGTCGATTGTTCCAGTTGGGTAGCGGCGAAATCGCATCGCTTGAGTCGAATCCAGGTATGGCGGTTCAGATCGTCAGCGAAGCGATATCTCAGGTGACCAGCCTGCGAGGTCGATTGGGTGCATTCCAATCTACAACGCTGGAGAGCAACATGGTTTCGCTAACCGACACCGTCGGCAATCTGACTGAAGCTGAAAGTTCCATCCGTGACGCCGACTTCGCTCAAGAGACGGCTCGTCTAACGCGAGCTCAAATCCTGGTCCAGTCCGGTACTACGGTGTTGGCCTTGGCCAACCAGAGCCCACAAAATGCTCTGGCTTTGCTGCGATAA
- a CDS encoding tetratricopeptide repeat protein: MSTISERYNAAEKLKDEGKSQEAIAALRDILNDDPHHVLSHLTLCRLYTLAGEFQQAIEHGRKACELEPNEPFNFTALSLTFQRTYAGTRDTQFIQLAEDAMAESRRLESLR; this comes from the coding sequence ATGTCAACGATCAGCGAGCGCTATAACGCTGCCGAAAAACTAAAGGACGAGGGAAAATCGCAAGAGGCCATCGCGGCGCTCCGAGATATTCTAAACGATGACCCACATCACGTCCTCAGTCATTTGACCCTCTGCCGATTGTATACGTTGGCTGGTGAATTTCAGCAAGCCATCGAGCATGGTCGGAAGGCGTGCGAACTAGAGCCGAACGAGCCGTTTAATTTTACAGCTCTCAGCTTGACATTTCAGCGGACGTATGCCGGGACCCGCGACACGCAATTTATACAGCTAGCCGAAGATGCCATGGCCGAATCTCGCCGCTTGGAATCCCTCCGGTAA
- the tmk gene encoding dTMP kinase, translated as MSAYFISIDGIDGCGKSTQCRLLADWLERQGQPTITLRDPGGTKLGESLREILLHRLEIPMTTMAEMLLYMSSRAQLIQEVIQPALASGRSVVCDRFLLANVVYQGCGGGLEPQHIWDVGEIATGGVTPDLTFLLDLDPVLARSRLKGRPDRLESRGLEYMQRVRDGFLQQGKRLSKQLMVVDATQSIEAIHLQITDAIAHQLLLRSSDAPR; from the coding sequence ATGTCAGCATACTTCATTTCGATCGACGGCATTGATGGCTGTGGTAAGTCGACCCAGTGCCGGCTGTTAGCCGACTGGCTTGAGAGGCAGGGTCAGCCCACCATCACCTTGCGCGATCCAGGCGGTACGAAACTTGGCGAAAGCCTCCGAGAGATATTGCTGCATCGCCTCGAAATTCCGATGACGACTATGGCCGAGATGCTGCTGTACATGTCCAGTCGCGCCCAATTGATTCAAGAGGTGATCCAGCCCGCCTTGGCAAGCGGTCGCAGCGTTGTTTGCGACCGCTTTCTACTGGCAAATGTGGTCTATCAAGGCTGTGGCGGCGGACTGGAGCCGCAACACATCTGGGATGTCGGAGAGATTGCCACTGGCGGTGTCACGCCTGACCTGACCTTCCTACTCGATTTGGATCCGGTACTGGCGCGAAGTCGCCTAAAGGGTCGTCCCGACCGCCTTGAAAGTCGGGGCCTAGAATACATGCAGCGCGTTCGCGACGGATTCTTGCAACAGGGCAAACGACTGAGCAAACAACTGATGGTAGTCGATGCGACTCAGTCCATCGAAGCTATTCACCTGCAGATTACAGATGCGATTGCTCATCAACTGCTATTGCGCTCCAGCGACGCCCCGCGCTGA